A region of Streptomyces sp. NBC_01267 DNA encodes the following proteins:
- a CDS encoding SDR family NAD(P)-dependent oxidoreductase, whose amino-acid sequence MTTALITGATAGIGAAFARRLATDGHNLVLVARDTERLRRQATELHDLHGIEAEVLTADLAIEDGISSVEERLSDPRNAIDLLVNNAGFGNKGRFLDVSVADELMMLKVHCEAVLRLTSAAVPGMRDRGRGGVVNVASVAAFLPRGTYGASKAWVVQFTQGAARDLAGSGVRLMALCPGFVRTEFHERAGMGTDNIPGWMWLDADKLVAAALTDLARGKSLSIPDPRYKALMGAAKLAPRGLLGGITSKTGRKYGPQ is encoded by the coding sequence ATGACAACAGCACTGATCACGGGCGCCACAGCGGGAATCGGAGCCGCCTTCGCACGGCGTCTGGCCACGGACGGGCACAACCTCGTCCTGGTGGCGCGCGATACCGAACGGCTCCGGCGTCAGGCGACCGAACTGCACGATCTGCACGGCATCGAGGCCGAGGTGCTGACCGCGGATCTGGCCATCGAGGACGGGATCTCCTCCGTCGAGGAGCGTCTCTCGGACCCGCGGAACGCCATCGATCTGCTGGTCAACAACGCCGGGTTCGGCAACAAGGGCCGCTTCCTCGACGTCTCCGTGGCGGACGAGTTGATGATGCTGAAGGTGCACTGCGAGGCGGTGCTGCGGCTGACCTCGGCCGCGGTTCCGGGGATGCGGGACCGCGGGCGCGGCGGCGTCGTCAATGTGGCCTCGGTGGCGGCGTTCCTGCCGCGCGGGACGTACGGCGCTTCGAAGGCGTGGGTCGTGCAGTTCACCCAGGGCGCGGCGCGGGACCTGGCCGGTTCGGGGGTACGGCTGATGGCGCTGTGCCCGGGGTTCGTCCGTACCGAGTTCCATGAGCGGGCCGGGATGGGTACGGACAACATCCCCGGCTGGATGTGGCTGGACGCGGACAAGCTGGTGGCTGCCGCGCTCACGGATCTCGCGCGCGGCAAGTCGTTGTCGATCCCGGACCCGCGGTACAAGGCGCTGATGGGTGCGGCGAAGCTGGCGCCGCGCGGCCTGCTCGGAGGGATCACCTCCAAGACAGGCCGCAAGTACGGGCCGCAGTAG